The Paenibacillus sp. 481 DNA window ACCGTTCACCCTGCTGAACGACCGTGCTCTTTTGAAATGTAGTGCCCGTTTGCAGAAGCGCTGCCACGACCGCTCCACCTACAGGCGGTATTGCCGGAATAACAAAATGAACATGCAGCTCCCCTAGTTCCTTGCACACTCGCTCAATATGAGGTACAAACAAATGCGCGCAATTGAAAAGTCCGCCCGCTAGCACGACTGGAATCGATAGAACAGGCTGCTGCGGGAACAACTTACGGCGCAATCCAACGATCGAACGCCCCATTTGCTCCCCTGCGTGCCGGACAATTCCCAGCGCTACTTCATCATGCCGTTCCGCTGCTTCCAGCACACAAGGTGCAAAGGAAGCAATACGCAGCCGCGCAGCATGGTCGTATATAAACGGAATAATCTCTCTTACGTGAAGCCAATCTCCCGCACGGAGGCACATATCCGTTAGCGCCGTAGGCGGTCCTATACCGTCTAGCGCTGCAAATATAGCTGCAAGCGCCTCCCTACCCAGCGCGTAGCCGCTCCCCTCGTCACCGAGCAAATAACCCCATCCGCCGACTCGCGCGCGTGCTCCGCTCTCATCAATGCCGTACGTAACCGACCCTGTACCCGCTATTTGTACAATGCCGTGCTGACCATACGTACCTGCATAAAGGGCAGTTACCGCATCATTGTCGATCACAATAAATATAGGCCTTGCAGGAATCCGTTCCCTTAGCTCACTTAGTTCTCTTAGTTCTATTAGTCTCCTTAAATCGTCGAGTTCCCCTAAATATCGATACAATTCGTCACGGTTATCTCCCTGTTCGATGCCCGCAATTCCTGCAAACACTCCTTGTACCTGTACAGCCGATCGCTCTGCATACTGCAGCAAGCGCCTAACAACAGCCCCCACCTGCTCCATGGCATGGTTGCGATCCGGTCCATTCATATTGGACGGACCAGCAGCACAGTATGCAAGCACCTCTCCGCTTAATGCGCACAGCACACCAACCGTCTTCGTCCCTCCACCATCAACACCGATAACAGCCATTTTTTACACCTCTATCTCAACACGACTCTCATCCAAGCATGACTCTGAACTCAACCTTACTTTAAAGCTTCATACTTAATCTTTTGCCTATCTCCGTACACTTTTTCCGCCTGCGAGCTATTCCTCTTCACGTAGTCAGCGAGCTCCTGCTTCTTATTCACTACCCTTACCGATATAGCAAATAAGGTGCCGACATCTGCCGGAACTGTGCCAATTCATTATCCAGTCCAGCCAAATATCGTTCAGCCTCGCCTCGTTGAAGTATCCCTTGCAATTCGCTCGTTCCAGCAAGCTGCTGGAAATGCGTTGCCTCCGCAAATTGAATCTGCTCTGGATACAACCGCAAAAGCGTCTCCAGCACATACAAACCAAGGGCAAATGGATGTACGCGATCACGATTGTGAATATGCAGCTGAACACCTTCGCACAATTGACCTGCATACTTTTGATAAGTAGGCACAAATGACACAGGTCTAGCAATTACCCCGTCCATTGCTCCGCTCATAGCTCCATTCATTTCTCGTTTAGCTGATTCTCCTTGCATTGTCCGTTCATTTAACTGTGCAGCCAGACGATATCCATCCATAAAAGGCGCTCCAATCATCTCAAAAGGCTTAGACGTTCCCCTGCCTTCAGACAAATTGGTCCCTTCCAACAAACACGTTCCTGGATATAGCAAACACATGTCCAATCCCGTTGCATTCGGTGATGGTGGAACCCACAACAGCCCTGTCTGGTCAAAATAATCACTCCGTGACCACCCCTCCATCTGAATAA harbors:
- a CDS encoding exo-beta-N-acetylmuramidase NamZ family protein encodes the protein MKLGLECLLEHSMSRLQGKRIGLVTNHTGVNARLVSVIDLFHERTELQLTALFSPEHGIRGDAKAGEDVRSSIDKHTGLPVYSLYGDTRKPTPKMLEQIELMVVDLQDIGTRYYTYTYTMANVMEACGELGIPIIVLDRPNPLNGLSIEGNIVELSCRSFVGQYPLPVRHGLTIGELAQLFCHEFGVRCELAVIQMEGWSRSDYFDQTGLLWVPPSPNATGLDMCLLYPGTCLLEGTNLSEGRGTSKPFEMIGAPFMDGYRLAAQLNERTMQGESAKREMNGAMSGAMDGVIARPVSFVPTYQKYAGQLCEGVQLHIHNRDRVHPFALGLYVLETLLRLYPEQIQFAEATHFQQLAGTSELQGILQRGEAERYLAGLDNELAQFRQMSAPYLLYR
- a CDS encoding N-acetylglucosamine kinase translates to MAVIGVDGGGTKTVGVLCALSGEVLAYCAAGPSNMNGPDRNHAMEQVGAVVRRLLQYAERSAVQVQGVFAGIAGIEQGDNRDELYRYLGELDDLRRLIELRELSELRERIPARPIFIVIDNDAVTALYAGTYGQHGIVQIAGTGSVTYGIDESGARARVGGWGYLLGDEGSGYALGREALAAIFAALDGIGPPTALTDMCLRAGDWLHVREIIPFIYDHAARLRIASFAPCVLEAAERHDEVALGIVRHAGEQMGRSIVGLRRKLFPQQPVLSIPVVLAGGLFNCAHLFVPHIERVCKELGELHVHFVIPAIPPVGGAVVAALLQTGTTFQKSTVVQQGERLSEQLNEQLGEQQSEQISERLDEQMKVRLSQQLSEDSLAAKRLTTDGM